A genomic stretch from Canis lupus familiaris isolate Mischka breed German Shepherd chromosome 15, alternate assembly UU_Cfam_GSD_1.0, whole genome shotgun sequence includes:
- the LOC119877043 gene encoding endothelin-1 receptor-like, protein METFCLKVTFWVALVGYVIGDHPESYSTNLSTPVDFTTFHGTELSFLVTTHRPTNLALPSNGSMHSYCPQQTKITSAFKYINTVISCTIFIVGMVGNATLLRIIYQNKCMRNGPNALIASLALGDLIYVVIDLPINVFKEYFAMENQDSICCSGRGSEQCGNQRCSLGASYLHVHTAFDILCNWNPFFFGAAIQKLFLDTSDHQGNSCLKNKWPQLMDCVSQTK, encoded by the exons ATGGAAACCTTTTGCCTCAAGGTGACCTTTTGGGTAGCGCTGGTTGGATATGTAATCGGTGATCATCCTGAGAGCTACAGCACAAACCTAAGCACTCCAGTGGATTTCACCACTTTTCATGGAACAGAACTCAGCTTCCTGGTCACCACTCATCGACCCACTAATTTGGCCCTACCTAGCAATGGCTCAATGCACAGCTATTGCCCACAGCAGACTAAGATTACTTCAGCTTTCAAATACATTAACACTGTGATATCTTGTACTATTTTCATCGTGGGAATGGTGGGGAATGCAACTCTGCTCAGGATCATTTACCAGAACAAGTGTATGAGGAATGGCCCCAACGCACTGATAGCCAGCCTTGCCCTTGGAGACCTTATCTATGTGGTCATTGATCTCCCTATCAATGTGTTTAAG GAATATTTTGCAATGGAAAATCAAGACTCAATATGTTGCTCTGGCAGAGGATCTGAGCAATGTGGAAACCAGAGATGTTCACTTGGAGCCAGTTATCTCCATGTTCACACAGCCTTTGACATCTTGTGCAACTGGAATCCATTCTTTTTTGGGGCAGCCATACAAAAGTTGTTTCTTGACACATCAGATCACCAAGGCAACTcctgtctcaaaaataaatggcCACAACTTATGGATTGTGTGTCTCAAACAAAGTAG